Proteins encoded in a region of the Sphingobium indicum B90A genome:
- the ccoG gene encoding cytochrome c oxidase accessory protein CcoG encodes MLMSGSASLYEKRKGVYPKAVDGFYRRLKWAIMAVTLAIYWGTPWLRWDRGPYAPDQAVLVDLAHRRFYMFAIEIWPQEFYYVAGLLIMAGIGLFLVTSAVGRAWCGYACPQTVWTDLYQHVERFVDGDRNAQLRLAKAPWSAAKMARRIVKWSVWLGIAFITGGAWIFYFADAPTLQREFWSGTAAWQAYATTFVLTATTFVLGGFMREQLCIYMCPWPRIQTAMLDEKSLVVTYKHWRGEKRGSLKKAEANPGAFGDCIDCNQCVAVCPTGIDIREGPQIGCITCALCIDACDKVMAQVGRPRGLIDYCTQDDAEGEQKGSEPRPVLKTLLRPRTIAYFAIWAGIGAAMLFALGARERLEISAQQDRNPIFVRLSDGAIRNAYTVKLRNMQARPRPMEVGLDGLPGGRIWTDAGSRESAAATVRTTVPADSVAKLRIFLTLPSGGPARQDFRFTLRALDREGGSASEPARFERP; translated from the coding sequence GTGCTGATGTCTGGGTCTGCCTCGCTCTATGAGAAGCGCAAAGGGGTCTATCCCAAGGCCGTCGACGGCTTCTATCGTCGCCTGAAATGGGCGATCATGGCGGTGACGCTGGCCATCTACTGGGGCACGCCCTGGCTGCGCTGGGACCGGGGGCCTTATGCGCCGGATCAGGCGGTGCTGGTCGATCTGGCCCATCGGCGCTTCTACATGTTCGCCATCGAGATCTGGCCGCAGGAATTCTATTATGTCGCGGGCCTGCTGATCATGGCGGGGATCGGGCTGTTCCTCGTTACCTCGGCGGTGGGGCGGGCCTGGTGCGGCTATGCCTGTCCGCAGACGGTGTGGACCGATCTTTACCAGCATGTCGAGCGTTTCGTGGACGGCGACCGCAATGCGCAGTTGCGGCTTGCCAAGGCGCCGTGGAGCGCGGCCAAGATGGCCCGGCGGATCGTCAAATGGTCGGTCTGGCTGGGGATCGCCTTTATCACCGGGGGCGCGTGGATATTCTATTTCGCGGACGCCCCGACCCTGCAACGGGAATTCTGGAGCGGGACCGCCGCGTGGCAAGCCTATGCGACGACTTTCGTGCTGACCGCGACCACCTTCGTGCTGGGTGGGTTCATGCGGGAGCAGCTGTGCATCTATATGTGCCCCTGGCCGCGCATCCAGACGGCGATGCTGGACGAGAAGTCGCTGGTCGTCACCTACAAGCATTGGCGCGGGGAGAAGCGCGGGAGCCTGAAGAAGGCCGAAGCGAATCCCGGCGCGTTCGGCGACTGCATCGACTGCAACCAGTGCGTCGCGGTCTGCCCGACCGGCATCGACATTCGCGAAGGGCCGCAGATCGGCTGCATCACCTGCGCGCTGTGCATCGACGCCTGCGACAAGGTGATGGCGCAGGTCGGGCGGCCGCGCGGGCTGATCGACTATTGCACGCAGGATGACGCCGAAGGGGAGCAGAAGGGGTCGGAACCGCGCCCGGTGCTGAAGACGCTGCTGCGGCCGCGCACCATCGCCTATTTCGCGATCTGGGCCGGGATCGGCGCGGCCATGCTGTTCGCGCTGGGGGCGCGGGAGCGGCTGGAGATCAGCGCGCAGCAGGACCGCAACCCGATCTTCGTGCGCCTGTCCGACGGCGCGATCCGCAACGCCTATACGGTCAAGCTGCGCAACATGCAGGCGCGGCCCCGGCCGATGGAAGTGGGCCTGGATGGACTGCCCGGCGGCCGGATATGGACCGATGCCGGATCGCGGGAGAGTGCCGCCGCGACGGTGCGCACGACCGTGCCCGCCGACAGCGTGGCGAAGCTGCGCATCTTCCTGACGCTGCCGTCCGGCGGCCCGGCGCGGCAGGATTTCCGCTTCACCCTGCGCGCTTTGGATCGCGAAGGCGGCAGCGCCAGCGAACCCGCCCGATTTGAAAGGCCCTGA
- the ccoP gene encoding cytochrome-c oxidase, cbb3-type subunit III: MADDKRIDPATGTEIKHHEWDGIQELDTPLPRWWLWTFYATILFAVGYMIAYPAIPMIDRATGGILGWSSRGALDRELAARERQIAPIRKAIADTPITALPGRPELMQQAVEGGRAAFRVHCVQCHGSGAAGSKGYPNLNDDDWLWGGDLAAIEKTITDGVRNPGHDATRQSLMPAFGKDQLLTAAQVDDVVAHVRAISGQDRPGAASRRGDRVFADNCAVCHGPAGKGNRALGAPDLTDAIWLYGGDAGTIRETVWNSRHGVMPRWDDKLDKATIRMLAAYVHSLGGGEGDAGR, from the coding sequence ATGGCTGACGACAAGCGCATCGATCCCGCCACCGGGACGGAGATCAAGCATCATGAATGGGACGGCATCCAGGAACTGGACACGCCGCTGCCGCGCTGGTGGCTTTGGACCTTCTACGCGACGATCCTGTTCGCTGTCGGTTACATGATCGCCTATCCGGCCATCCCGATGATCGACCGGGCGACCGGCGGCATACTCGGCTGGTCGAGCCGGGGGGCGCTGGACAGGGAACTGGCGGCGCGGGAAAGGCAGATCGCGCCGATCCGGAAAGCGATTGCGGACACGCCGATCACGGCCCTGCCGGGGCGGCCCGAACTGATGCAGCAGGCGGTCGAGGGCGGGCGCGCCGCGTTCCGGGTGCATTGCGTCCAGTGCCATGGGTCGGGGGCCGCAGGGTCGAAGGGCTATCCCAACCTCAATGACGACGACTGGCTGTGGGGCGGCGATCTGGCTGCCATCGAGAAGACGATCACCGACGGCGTCCGCAATCCCGGTCATGACGCCACGCGCCAGTCGCTGATGCCCGCCTTCGGCAAGGATCAGTTGTTGACGGCGGCGCAGGTGGACGACGTGGTGGCGCATGTCCGGGCGATCAGCGGGCAGGACCGGCCAGGCGCGGCTTCGCGGCGGGGGGACAGGGTCTTTGCCGACAATTGCGCGGTTTGCCATGGGCCTGCGGGCAAGGGGAACCGGGCGTTGGGCGCGCCCGATCTGACCGATGCGATCTGGCTTTATGGGGGAGACGCGGGGACGATCCGCGAGACGGTGTGGAACAGCCGCCATGGCGTGATGCCGCGCTGGGACGACAAGCTGGACAAGGCGACCATCCGCATGCTGGCGGCCTATGTGCATAGCCTTGGCGGGGGCGAGGGTGATGCGGGGCGGTGA
- a CDS encoding cbb3-type cytochrome c oxidase subunit 3 has protein sequence MSYDALRHFADSWGLVFMGLLYAILIGWHFLPHGRQRSADAALAIFDDQTEADHG, from the coding sequence ATGAGCTACGACGCCTTGCGGCATTTCGCCGATAGCTGGGGGCTGGTGTTCATGGGGTTGCTCTATGCGATCCTGATCGGCTGGCATTTCCTGCCCCATGGGCGGCAGCGCAGCGCCGACGCCGCGCTCGCCATTTTCGACGATCAGACGGAGGCCGACCATGGCTGA
- the ccoO gene encoding cytochrome-c oxidase, cbb3-type subunit II: METKTKGKFFDHGRLERNVSLLGIAALITVAIGGIVEIAPLFWIDNTIEKVEGVRPYTPLELAGRNIYIREGCYNCHSQMIRPFRDETERYGHYSLAAESMYDHPFQWGSKRTGPDLARVGGRYSDEWHVQHLKDPRAVVPESIMPGYAFLAERELKAGDMRGDLTALNDVGVPYTKDDIDRANDDLKAQANPDADSGDLLKRYPKAQARDFDGDPGKLTEMDALVAYLQMLGTLVDVDSAKPQEVDR, from the coding sequence ATGGAAACCAAGACCAAGGGCAAGTTCTTCGACCATGGCAGGCTGGAGCGGAATGTTTCGCTGCTGGGCATTGCAGCCCTGATCACAGTCGCCATCGGCGGCATCGTGGAGATCGCGCCGCTCTTCTGGATCGACAACACTATCGAGAAAGTGGAGGGCGTGCGTCCCTATACGCCGCTGGAGCTGGCGGGGCGGAACATCTACATCCGCGAAGGCTGCTATAATTGTCATAGCCAGATGATCCGGCCCTTCCGGGACGAGACGGAGCGCTATGGCCATTATAGCCTGGCGGCGGAGAGCATGTACGACCATCCCTTCCAATGGGGGTCGAAGCGGACGGGGCCGGATCTGGCGCGGGTGGGCGGCCGCTATTCGGACGAATGGCATGTCCAGCATCTGAAAGACCCGCGCGCGGTGGTGCCGGAATCGATCATGCCCGGCTATGCCTTCCTGGCGGAGCGGGAATTGAAGGCGGGCGACATGCGCGGGGATCTGACCGCGCTCAATGATGTCGGCGTGCCCTATACGAAGGACGATATCGACAGGGCCAATGACGACCTGAAGGCGCAGGCCAATCCCGATGCGGACAGCGGCGACCTGCTGAAACGCTATCCCAAGGCGCAGGCCCGCGATTTCGACGGCGATCCGGGCAAGCTGACGGAGATGGATGCGCTGGTCGCCTATCTCCAGATGCTGGGCACGCTGGTCGATGTGGACAGCGCCAAGCCGCAGGAGGTCGACAGATGA
- the ccoN gene encoding cytochrome-c oxidase, cbb3-type subunit I, which produces MEQLVWKTGGWFALATLAFLAALAAADFGFAVHMGIVCAAALAVAVLTMRHADYEAITRGLLKMPASQGRYDDDPIRWGVIATVFWGLAGFLAGLYIALQLAFPALNLGLEYTSFGRLRPLHTSAVIFAFGGNALIATSFYVVQRTCRARLAFPALARFVFWGYQLFIVLAATGYLLGITEGKEYAEPEWYVDLWLTIVWVAYLVVFGGTILRRSEPHIYVANWFYLSFILTIAMLHIVNNLSMPVSWLGSKSYSAFAGVQDALTQWWYGHNAVGFFLTAGFLAMMYYFVPKQAERPVYSYRLSIIHFWSLIFLYIWAGPHHLHYTALPDWAQTLGMVFSVMLWMPSWGGMINGLMTLNGAWDRIRTDPIIRMMVMALAFYGMSTFEGPMMSVKAVNSLSHYTDWTIGHVHSGALGWNGLITFACLYYLTPRLWKRERLYSLRLVNWHFWLATVGIVLYAASMWVAGIMQGLMWREYGSDGYLVYAFSEVVSAMFPMYLIRAAGGLLYLSGAIVMAWNIGRTIAGSPLRVEKPMNDAAYDAEADRPIVAQPA; this is translated from the coding sequence ATGGAGCAACTGGTGTGGAAGACGGGCGGCTGGTTCGCGCTCGCGACGCTGGCCTTTCTGGCGGCGCTGGCGGCGGCGGACTTCGGCTTTGCCGTGCATATGGGGATCGTGTGCGCGGCCGCGCTGGCCGTGGCGGTGCTGACGATGCGGCATGCCGATTATGAGGCGATCACTCGCGGGCTGCTGAAAATGCCCGCCTCCCAGGGCAGATATGACGACGATCCGATCCGCTGGGGCGTGATCGCGACGGTCTTCTGGGGCCTGGCGGGCTTTCTGGCCGGGCTTTACATCGCGCTCCAGCTTGCCTTTCCGGCGCTCAATCTGGGGCTGGAATATACGAGTTTCGGGCGGCTGCGGCCGTTGCACACCTCCGCCGTGATCTTTGCCTTCGGGGGCAATGCGCTGATCGCCACCAGCTTCTATGTGGTGCAGCGGACGTGCCGGGCGCGGCTGGCCTTTCCGGCGCTCGCCCGGTTCGTCTTCTGGGGCTATCAGCTTTTCATCGTGCTGGCGGCGACCGGCTATCTGCTGGGCATCACCGAGGGCAAGGAATATGCCGAGCCGGAATGGTATGTCGACCTGTGGCTGACCATCGTCTGGGTCGCCTATCTGGTGGTGTTCGGCGGGACGATCCTGCGCCGCAGCGAGCCGCATATCTATGTCGCGAACTGGTTTTACCTGAGTTTCATCCTGACGATCGCGATGCTGCATATCGTCAACAATCTTTCCATGCCGGTGAGCTGGCTCGGTTCCAAGAGCTACAGCGCCTTCGCGGGTGTGCAGGACGCGCTGACCCAATGGTGGTACGGGCATAATGCGGTCGGTTTCTTCCTGACCGCCGGTTTCCTGGCCATGATGTATTATTTCGTGCCCAAGCAGGCGGAACGGCCGGTCTATAGTTACAGGCTTTCCATCATCCATTTCTGGTCGCTGATCTTCCTCTATATCTGGGCGGGGCCGCACCATCTTCATTATACCGCGCTGCCCGACTGGGCGCAGACCTTGGGCATGGTCTTTTCGGTCATGCTGTGGATGCCTAGCTGGGGCGGGATGATCAACGGCCTCATGACGCTGAACGGCGCATGGGACCGCATCCGCACCGATCCGATCATCCGCATGATGGTGATGGCGCTGGCATTCTACGGCATGTCGACTTTCGAAGGGCCGATGATGTCGGTGAAGGCGGTCAACAGTCTTTCCCACTATACCGACTGGACTATCGGCCATGTGCATAGCGGGGCGCTGGGGTGGAACGGGCTGATTACTTTCGCCTGCCTTTATTATCTTACGCCACGACTGTGGAAGCGGGAGAGGCTGTACAGTCTTCGGCTGGTGAACTGGCACTTCTGGCTGGCGACGGTGGGCATCGTCCTCTACGCCGCGTCGATGTGGGTCGCGGGCATCATGCAGGGGCTGATGTGGCGCGAATATGGCAGCGACGGTTATCTGGTCTACGCCTTCTCCGAAGTGGTGAGCGCCATGTTCCCCATGTATCTGATCCGGGCGGCGGGGGGCCTGCTGTACCTGAGCGGCGCGATCGTCATGGCCTGGAACATCGGCAGGACCATCGCGGGTAGCCCGCTGCGCGTGGAGAAGCCGATGAACGATGCGGCCTATGATGCCGAGGCCGACCGGCCCATCGTCGCGCAGCCTGCCTGA
- a CDS encoding Crp/Fnr family transcriptional regulator: MDMRFDLAQKAQEDAAFAMAATPSAKGCGGQYCDRCEVRDRAICADLDEKQRGALNRIGRRVTLQAGQTVMWEGDSSTLVANVIEGTLKLSTSTGDGREQIVGVVYASDFIGRPFGARTPHSVTALTDARLCLYPRGAFDGFAREHPALEHRLLRRTLDDLDRTRAWMLLLGRKNAREKVATLLLDMRRRLRADPAGVIELPLSRQQIADVLGLTIETVSRQIGELKRMGVIALAGRRGVRVVDEERLEGMAEGEY; this comes from the coding sequence ATGGATATGCGATTTGACCTGGCGCAAAAGGCGCAGGAGGATGCGGCCTTCGCCATGGCGGCAACGCCATCGGCCAAGGGCTGCGGCGGGCAATATTGCGACCGTTGCGAGGTGCGCGATCGGGCGATCTGCGCCGATCTCGACGAAAAGCAGCGCGGGGCGCTGAACCGGATCGGGCGGCGCGTGACGTTGCAGGCCGGGCAGACCGTGATGTGGGAAGGCGACAGTTCGACGCTGGTCGCCAATGTGATCGAGGGGACGCTGAAGCTGTCCACCTCCACCGGCGACGGGCGCGAGCAGATCGTCGGCGTCGTCTATGCATCGGATTTCATCGGCCGCCCCTTCGGCGCGCGCACGCCGCACAGCGTCACGGCGCTGACCGATGCGCGGCTGTGCCTTTATCCGCGAGGGGCGTTCGACGGTTTTGCGCGGGAGCATCCGGCGTTGGAGCATCGGTTGTTGCGGCGGACGCTGGACGATCTGGACCGGACGCGGGCGTGGATGCTGCTGCTGGGGCGGAAGAATGCGCGGGAGAAGGTCGCGACGTTGCTGCTGGACATGCGGCGGCGGTTGCGGGCGGACCCGGCCGGGGTGATCGAATTGCCTTTGTCGCGGCAGCAGATCGCGGACGTGCTGGGGCTGACCATAGAGACGGTGTCGCGGCAGATCGGCGAGTTGAAGCGGATGGGCGTGATTGCGCTGGCCGGGCGGCGCGGGGTGCGCGTCGTGGATGAAGAGCGGCTGGAGGGGATGGCCGAGGGGGAATATTAA
- a CDS encoding IS6-like element IS6100 family transposase, which yields MTDFKWRHFQGDVILWAVRWYCRYPISYRDLEEMLAERGISVDHTTIYRWVQCYAPEMEKRLRWFWRRGFDPSWRLDETYVKVRGKWTYLYRAVDKRGDTIDFYLSPTRSAKAAKRFLGKALRGLKHWEKPATLNTDKAPSYGAAITELKREGKLDRETAHRQVKYLNNVIEADHGKLKILIKPVRGFKSIPTAYATIKGFEVMRALRKGQARPWCLQPGIRGEVRLVERAFGIGPSALTEAMGMLNHHFAAAA from the coding sequence ATGACGGATTTCAAGTGGCGCCATTTCCAGGGTGATGTGATCCTGTGGGCGGTGCGCTGGTATTGTCGCTATCCGATCAGCTATCGCGACCTTGAGGAAATGCTGGCGGAACGCGGCATTTCGGTCGACCATACGACGATCTATCGCTGGGTCCAGTGCTACGCCCCGGAGATGGAGAAGCGGCTGCGCTGGTTCTGGCGGCGTGGCTTTGATCCGAGCTGGCGCCTGGATGAAACCTACGTCAAGGTGCGGGGCAAGTGGACCTACCTGTACCGGGCAGTCGACAAGCGGGGCGACACGATCGATTTCTACCTGTCGCCGACCCGCAGCGCCAAGGCAGCGAAGCGGTTCCTGGGCAAGGCCCTGCGAGGCCTGAAGCACTGGGAAAAGCCTGCCACGCTCAATACCGACAAAGCGCCGAGCTATGGTGCAGCGATCACCGAATTGAAGCGCGAAGGAAAGCTGGACCGGGAGACGGCCCACCGGCAGGTGAAGTATCTCAATAACGTGATCGAGGCCGATCACGGAAAGCTCAAGATACTGATCAAGCCGGTGCGCGGTTTCAAATCGATCCCCACGGCCTATGCCACGATCAAGGGATTCGAAGTCATGCGAGCCCTGCGCAAAGGACAGGCTCGCCCCTGGTGCCTGCAGCCCGGCATCAGGGGCGAGGTGCGCCTTGTGGAGAGAGCTTTTGGCATTGGGCCCTCGGCGCTGACGGAGGCCATGGGCATGCTCAACCACCATTTCGCAGCAGCCGCCTGA
- a CDS encoding glutathione S-transferase N-terminal domain-containing protein codes for MLKLYYNPGSCSLASHAALEEAGLPYEAELIDLTQNAQFSDAYRQKNPWARVPALQIGDDVLTENIAILNHIAELVPEKALLPTEGLARARALEWLALRLCCKDWRQSEVGCRSAPIRRLLRNGG; via the coding sequence ATGTTGAAGCTCTACTACAATCCAGGTTCATGCTCATTGGCGTCCCATGCCGCATTGGAGGAAGCCGGCCTTCCTTATGAGGCGGAGCTGATCGACCTGACGCAAAACGCCCAGTTTTCAGACGCCTATCGTCAGAAAAACCCGTGGGCGCGGGTGCCCGCGCTCCAGATCGGCGATGATGTCCTGACCGAAAATATCGCCATCCTCAACCATATCGCGGAACTCGTGCCCGAAAAGGCCTTGCTGCCCACGGAAGGCCTTGCCCGCGCCCGGGCCCTGGAATGGCTCGCGCTGCGGCTCTGTTGCAAAGATTGGCGGCAGTCAGAGGTAGGCTGTCGCTCTGCGCCGATCAGGCGGCTGCTGCGAAATGGTGGTTGA
- a CDS encoding alpha/beta hydrolase, whose protein sequence is MSRDNAIVMRYDNPDIPSGRDIVYLHGRGSTEREAGFALPLFGRANVRSYRGPLPQGPGFAWFENAGIGVALPSSLSGETSKVGDWIAADTGRQRPWLCGFSNGAAMAASLLLSNPGAYSGLIMIGGCFAVEDGDLPDNGLLDKPVLFCRGQFDDVIPRHKFEQAEAYLSGPSGARATFIPYEGGHELPLPIKAAVQGWLGAESR, encoded by the coding sequence ATGTCTCGAGACAATGCCATCGTCATGCGATACGACAATCCCGACATTCCGTCCGGCCGCGACATCGTATATCTTCACGGCCGCGGCAGCACCGAAAGGGAAGCGGGGTTCGCGCTGCCCCTTTTCGGCCGCGCGAATGTTCGCTCCTATCGCGGGCCGCTTCCCCAGGGGCCGGGGTTCGCCTGGTTCGAAAATGCCGGGATCGGCGTCGCCCTGCCCTCCAGCCTGTCGGGCGAAACGTCGAAGGTCGGCGACTGGATCGCCGCAGATACCGGCCGCCAACGGCCCTGGCTATGCGGTTTCAGCAACGGCGCCGCGATGGCCGCCAGTCTTCTGCTCAGCAATCCGGGGGCCTATAGCGGCCTCATCATGATCGGCGGCTGCTTCGCGGTGGAGGACGGCGACCTGCCGGACAACGGCCTGCTCGACAAGCCGGTCCTCTTCTGCCGGGGCCAATTCGACGATGTGATCCCGCGCCACAAGTTCGAGCAGGCGGAAGCCTATCTCTCCGGCCCCAGCGGCGCGCGGGCGACTTTCATCCCTTATGAAGGCGGGCATGAACTGCCGTTGCCGATCAAGGCGGCGGTGCAGGGCTGGCTCGGCGCGGAAAGCCGCTGA
- a CDS encoding EthD domain-containing protein encodes MHSIKILATIPRRKDISEQQFHDHWRHPHGTLSKKIACLRGYVQSHRIVSPLLPDTQLAYDGITELWYDSLDDALNMGKDPAHRKYNIPDEPLFVDMDGLKFTFFEEDIIRSRPAVDDPDDAAVQWSPTEWSVSVKILQLVKADGNPAWAGDQDKALGDRIGAFRHVRSFAIDAVHKGTSPFIGARELWWPTLSDFERGVAGDRAAFDALLAQAGQHYTMLASAERVI; translated from the coding sequence ATGCACAGCATCAAGATACTCGCGACGATCCCGCGCCGGAAGGACATTTCGGAACAGCAGTTCCACGATCACTGGCGCCATCCGCACGGCACACTCAGCAAGAAGATCGCGTGCCTGCGCGGCTATGTGCAATCGCACCGGATCGTCTCTCCGCTGCTGCCTGATACACAGCTGGCCTACGACGGCATTACCGAGCTGTGGTATGACAGTCTCGACGATGCGCTCAACATGGGCAAAGATCCCGCGCATCGCAAATACAACATCCCCGACGAACCGCTGTTCGTCGACATGGACGGACTGAAGTTCACCTTCTTCGAGGAGGACATTATCCGCTCGCGACCGGCGGTGGACGATCCCGATGATGCGGCCGTGCAGTGGTCGCCCACCGAATGGTCGGTAAGCGTCAAGATCCTGCAACTGGTCAAGGCGGATGGCAATCCGGCCTGGGCAGGCGATCAGGACAAGGCGCTGGGCGATCGCATCGGCGCGTTTCGGCATGTCCGCTCGTTCGCGATAGACGCGGTGCACAAGGGCACCTCGCCGTTCATCGGCGCGCGCGAACTGTGGTGGCCGACGCTATCCGATTTCGAACGCGGCGTGGCGGGTGATCGCGCGGCGTTCGATGCGCTCCTGGCACAGGCCGGCCAGCATTACACGATGCTGGCATCGGCCGAGCGGGTGATCTGA
- the linC gene encoding 2,5-dichloro-2,5-cyclohexadiene-1,4-diol dehydrogenase LinC: protein MSDLSGKTIIVTGGGSGIGRATVELLVASGANVAVADINDEAGEAVVAASGGKAAYFRCDIAQEEDVKALVAQTLAAFGGLDGAFNNAAIPQAGLPLAEVSLERFRQSMDINVTGTFLCMKYQILAMIERGTKGSIVNTASVAGVVGVPMHGEYVGAKHAVVGLTRVAAADYGKHGIRVNALVPGAVRTPMLQRAMDNDAGLEPYLNSIHPIGRFSEPHEQAQAAVWLLSDAASFVTGSCLAADGGFTAI, encoded by the coding sequence ATGTCTGATTTGAGCGGCAAGACGATAATCGTGACGGGTGGTGGCAGCGGCATCGGGCGCGCCACCGTGGAATTGCTGGTGGCCAGTGGTGCCAACGTCGCGGTGGCGGACATCAACGACGAGGCCGGTGAGGCGGTCGTCGCTGCGTCTGGCGGGAAGGCCGCCTATTTCCGGTGCGACATCGCACAGGAAGAGGACGTGAAGGCACTTGTCGCGCAGACTCTGGCGGCGTTCGGCGGGCTTGACGGCGCGTTCAACAATGCGGCGATCCCGCAGGCCGGACTGCCGCTTGCCGAAGTGTCGCTCGAACGGTTTCGGCAGAGCATGGATATCAATGTAACCGGCACGTTCCTGTGCATGAAGTACCAGATCCTTGCGATGATCGAGCGCGGGACGAAGGGATCGATCGTCAACACCGCATCCGTCGCTGGCGTGGTCGGCGTGCCGATGCACGGCGAATATGTCGGCGCGAAGCATGCGGTGGTCGGGCTGACCCGCGTGGCGGCGGCAGACTATGGCAAGCACGGCATTCGCGTGAACGCGCTTGTGCCCGGCGCGGTGCGCACGCCTATGCTGCAGCGCGCGATGGACAATGATGCGGGCCTTGAGCCCTATCTGAACTCGATCCACCCGATCGGCCGTTTCAGCGAACCGCACGAGCAGGCCCAGGCCGCCGTATGGTTGCTGTCCGACGCGGCTTCGTTCGTCACCGGCTCCTGCCTTGCAGCAGACGGCGGCTTTACCGCGATCTGA
- a CDS encoding TonB-dependent receptor: protein MQQSHGTYLQILDVNRNDGSIKSFNQELRLANDARSSFRWVVGANYEHSRVREDDEVNYADSTSSYVNTQVIGQDYDQAGYNNRQRLKNYAVFGNVEYDISDQLTLKGGIRYTEAKRSSVNKTFDLGDGSISSLFTTVINTYRQIFDFGGPIPLVPLGDSVSLNSQTGLPGTFRDKLNENSTSWMLGVNYKATPTLLLYANVSKGYKAGSFPGVSAGTFAQYAAVTQESLVDYEAGFKTTLFDRKVTLNGGVFYYDYKNKQLRAKIVDPFFNALDGLVNVPKSRVKGAELELSARVVEGLTVSAAATYIDAKVRHYQGIVGSVANEVGLFDPIRGDFSGARLPFSPKWQSSLSADYSLPLGGVNLTMGTTISSQSKSLGVLAITNADKDLYEVNGRTLVSARLGVEAPDGRWAVFGWGRNIFNKYYWTNTIQTYDTVVRYAGRPAEYGLTVRFKFQ, encoded by the coding sequence TTGCAACAGAGCCACGGCACCTATCTCCAGATCTTGGACGTCAATCGCAACGATGGTTCGATCAAGTCGTTCAATCAGGAACTGCGTCTGGCCAACGACGCACGCTCGTCTTTCCGATGGGTGGTCGGTGCCAATTACGAACACAGCCGTGTGCGCGAGGACGATGAAGTCAACTACGCCGATTCGACATCCAGCTATGTCAATACACAGGTTATCGGGCAGGATTATGATCAGGCCGGCTACAACAACCGGCAGCGCCTGAAGAACTATGCGGTTTTCGGCAATGTCGAATATGACATCAGCGATCAACTGACGCTGAAGGGCGGCATACGCTATACCGAGGCGAAGCGTTCCTCGGTCAACAAGACATTCGACCTTGGCGATGGCTCAATCTCGTCTTTGTTCACCACCGTCATCAACACCTATCGCCAGATCTTCGATTTCGGCGGCCCGATACCGCTGGTGCCATTGGGAGATTCGGTTTCGCTGAACAGCCAGACGGGCTTGCCGGGCACGTTTCGGGACAAGCTGAATGAAAACAGCACGTCATGGATGCTCGGCGTGAACTACAAGGCGACGCCGACGCTCCTGCTCTACGCCAATGTTTCGAAAGGGTACAAGGCGGGAAGTTTCCCGGGCGTCTCCGCCGGAACGTTCGCGCAATATGCCGCCGTCACGCAGGAATCGCTGGTCGATTACGAAGCAGGCTTCAAGACCACACTGTTCGATCGCAAAGTGACGCTGAATGGCGGCGTTTTCTATTATGACTACAAGAACAAGCAGCTGCGCGCCAAGATCGTCGATCCGTTCTTCAATGCGCTGGATGGCCTGGTCAATGTCCCCAAGTCGCGCGTCAAGGGTGCCGAACTGGAACTGAGCGCCAGAGTGGTCGAGGGGCTCACGGTCAGTGCGGCCGCGACCTATATCGACGCCAAGGTTCGCCACTATCAGGGGATCGTCGGCTCCGTTGCCAACGAAGTGGGCCTGTTCGATCCGATCCGGGGCGATTTCAGCGGCGCACGGCTGCCGTTTTCGCCCAAATGGCAATCGAGCCTGAGCGCGGACTACAGCCTGCCGCTGGGTGGCGTGAACCTAACCATGGGCACGACGATCTCCTCACAAAGCAAATCGCTGGGCGTTCTGGCCATCACCAACGCGGACAAGGATCTCTACGAGGTGAATGGCCGCACGCTCGTTTCCGCGCGGCTTGGCGTGGAAGCGCCTGATGGCCGCTGGGCGGTCTTCGGCTGGGGTCGCAATATCTTCAACAAGTATTACTGGACAAACACGATCCAGACTTACGATACCGTTGTTCGCTACGCTGGTCGACCCGCCGAATATGGCTTGACCGTGCGCTTCAAGTTCCAGTAA